From a single Thioalbus denitrificans genomic region:
- a CDS encoding cytochrome D1 domain-containing protein, with amino-acid sequence MRILILLGGLLAAAPAWSTPDAHTLFLQHCAACHGGDRLGAIGPALLPENLGRLRPQEAARVIAEGRPATQMQGLGKVLDAAEIEALVAYIYSPLPAVPEWGMDQVRASQVVHVPPGSLPDRPLFDADPLNLFVVVELGDHHMTLLDGDRFEPIHRFPTRFALHGGPKYTPDGRYVFTGSRDGWVSKFDLYNLQLVAEVRAGVNLRNIAVSADGRYVIAANYLPHTLTILDATDLAPLKVIPVTGADGKSSRVSGVYTAPPRNSFVAALKDLPEIWEISYADEPRAGFAGGWIHDHRADSGDGAPAERFPVRRIPLDDYLDDFFFDQDYLMVIGASRDGGRGQVVDLDTARKIATLDIPGMPHLGSGITWERDGHTVMATPNLKEGSLSFIDMGSWKVIKRLETLGPGFFLRSHENSPYAWTDVFFGPNRDAVHVIDKQTLEIVKTLRPAPGKTAAHVEFTRDGRYALLSIWDMDGAVVVYDARTLEEVKRIPMVKPSGKYNVWNKTRYTEGTSH; translated from the coding sequence ATGCGTATCCTGATCCTCCTGGGCGGGCTCCTGGCCGCGGCGCCGGCCTGGAGCACCCCCGACGCCCACACCCTGTTCCTGCAGCACTGCGCCGCCTGCCATGGCGGTGATCGCCTGGGCGCCATCGGCCCGGCGCTGCTGCCGGAGAACCTCGGCCGGCTGCGGCCGCAGGAGGCGGCCAGGGTCATCGCCGAGGGACGCCCCGCCACCCAGATGCAGGGCCTGGGCAAGGTGCTCGACGCGGCGGAGATCGAGGCGCTGGTGGCATACATCTACAGCCCGCTGCCCGCCGTCCCGGAGTGGGGCATGGATCAGGTCCGCGCCAGCCAGGTGGTGCACGTCCCGCCCGGGAGCCTGCCCGACCGCCCGCTGTTCGACGCCGATCCCCTCAACCTGTTCGTGGTGGTGGAGCTGGGGGATCACCACATGACCCTGCTCGATGGCGACCGTTTCGAGCCTATCCACCGCTTCCCCACCCGCTTCGCCCTCCACGGCGGGCCCAAGTACACCCCGGACGGCCGCTATGTCTTCACCGGCTCCCGCGACGGCTGGGTGAGCAAGTTCGATCTCTACAACCTCCAGCTGGTGGCGGAGGTGCGGGCCGGGGTCAACCTGCGCAACATCGCCGTCTCCGCCGACGGCCGCTACGTCATCGCCGCCAACTACCTGCCCCACACCCTCACCATTCTCGATGCCACGGACCTCGCGCCGCTGAAGGTAATCCCGGTCACGGGCGCGGACGGCAAGAGCTCACGGGTCAGCGGCGTCTACACCGCTCCGCCCCGCAACAGCTTCGTGGCCGCCCTCAAGGACCTGCCCGAGATCTGGGAGATCTCCTACGCCGACGAGCCGCGCGCGGGCTTCGCCGGCGGCTGGATCCATGACCACCGGGCCGACTCCGGCGATGGTGCGCCGGCGGAGCGGTTCCCCGTGCGCCGCATTCCGCTCGACGATTACCTGGACGACTTCTTTTTCGATCAGGACTACCTGATGGTCATCGGCGCCTCCCGCGACGGCGGGCGGGGGCAGGTGGTGGATCTGGACACGGCGCGGAAGATCGCCACCCTCGACATCCCGGGCATGCCCCACCTGGGTTCGGGCATCACCTGGGAGCGGGACGGGCACACCGTGATGGCCACCCCCAATCTCAAGGAGGGCTCGCTCAGCTTCATCGACATGGGGAGCTGGAAGGTGATCAAGCGGCTGGAGACCCTCGGCCCCGGCTTCTTCCTGCGCAGCCACGAGAACAGCCCCTATGCCTGGACCGACGTCTTCTTCGGGCCCAACCGCGACGCGGTCCACGTCATCGACAAGCAGACCCTGGAGATTGTCAAGACGCTGCGTCCGGCGCCGGGCAAGACCGCCGCCCACGTGGAGTTCACCCGCGACGGCCGCTACGCCCTGCTCAGCATCTGGGACATGGACGGCGCGGTGGTGGTCTACGACGCGCGGACCCTCGAGGAGGTGAAGCGCATCCCCATGGTGAAGCCATCGGGCAAGTACAACGTCTGGAACAAGACCCGCTACACCGAGGGCACCAGCCACTAG
- the nadX gene encoding aspartate dehydrogenase → MITVGLLGCGNIAGLIAAHRPGNIRIAAVYDRHVERADDLAGRLGALACHDFNEFMAADYRVAVEAASIGAVVDHGEALLDSGRDLVCLSVGALADTAPRERLVAAARRAGRVLRVPSGALFGLDNAKVGRISRLTRVLLRTTKPPRALGLEAGARQLLFRGAAGECIRRYPKNVNVAVALSLATGREAEVELWVDPAVERNTHEVVLEGEFGAVVITVHNLPSPDNPATSRLAALSVLALLSDLDNPLVVGT, encoded by the coding sequence ATGATCACCGTTGGCCTGCTCGGCTGCGGCAACATCGCCGGCCTCATCGCCGCCCACCGGCCGGGGAACATCCGCATCGCCGCGGTCTACGACCGTCACGTCGAGCGTGCCGACGATCTCGCCGGGCGCCTCGGCGCACTCGCCTGTCACGATTTCAATGAATTCATGGCCGCCGACTACCGGGTGGCGGTGGAGGCCGCCTCCATCGGCGCGGTGGTCGACCACGGCGAGGCCCTGCTCGACTCGGGTCGCGACCTGGTGTGCCTGAGCGTCGGGGCCCTGGCCGATACCGCCCCGCGGGAGCGGCTGGTGGCGGCGGCTCGGCGTGCGGGACGGGTGCTGCGGGTGCCGAGCGGCGCCCTGTTCGGCCTCGACAACGCCAAGGTGGGGCGGATCTCGCGGCTCACGCGGGTCCTGCTGCGCACCACCAAGCCGCCGCGCGCGCTGGGCCTGGAAGCCGGCGCGCGGCAACTGCTGTTCCGGGGCGCGGCGGGCGAATGCATCCGCCGCTATCCGAAGAACGTCAACGTGGCCGTGGCCCTGTCGCTGGCCACCGGCCGGGAGGCGGAAGTGGAGCTGTGGGTGGATCCGGCGGTGGAGCGCAACACTCACGAGGTGGTGCTCGAGGGCGAGTTCGGCGCGGTCGTAATCACCGTGCACAATTTGCCGAGCCCCGACAATCCCGCCACCAGCAGGCTCGCGGCGCTGTCCGTCCTCGCCCTGCTTTCGGATCTGGACAACCCGCTGGTGGTCGGTACCTGA
- a CDS encoding MerR family transcriptional regulator, whose protein sequence is MFTIGRLARRFGLSRATLLYYDRIGLLRPGARSSAGYRLYTAADCRRLEQIRLYRETGLALQEIRRLLDAPGGAHRGVLERRLLQLNAEMQSLRRQQRVLLGLLRGGGATPPARAMDKGRWVALLRAAGMGEAQMRRWHVEFERAAPEAHADFLESLGLDAGEVEAIRASSRAG, encoded by the coding sequence ATGTTCACCATTGGCCGGCTGGCGCGGCGGTTCGGGCTGTCCCGTGCCACGCTGCTCTACTACGACCGGATCGGATTGCTGCGTCCCGGTGCGCGCTCGAGTGCCGGCTATCGGCTCTACACCGCGGCCGACTGCCGGCGCCTGGAGCAGATCCGCCTCTACCGGGAGACGGGGCTGGCCCTGCAGGAGATTCGCCGGCTCCTCGACGCGCCGGGTGGCGCTCACCGCGGCGTGCTGGAACGGCGGCTGTTGCAGCTGAATGCAGAGATGCAGTCCCTGCGTCGCCAGCAGCGGGTTCTGCTCGGACTCCTGCGCGGTGGCGGCGCCACCCCCCCGGCGCGGGCCATGGACAAGGGGCGCTGGGTGGCCCTCCTGCGGGCCGCCGGCATGGGCGAGGCGCAGATGCGGCGCTGGCACGTGGAGTTCGAGCGCGCGGCGCCGGAGGCCCATGCCGATTTCCTCGAGTCCCTGGGCCTGGATGCCGGCGAGGTGGAGGCGATACGGGCGTCATCGCGCGCGGGGTGA
- a CDS encoding LysR family transcriptional regulator, translated as MDIEFARTFLAVAAAGNFVGAAARLHVTQSTVSARIQALENRFGARLFQRGRGGAELTPAGQRFLRHAKALVQTLEQACHEVGLPAGFRGSLTLAGRIALWEGFLPRWAQWMRRMAPDISLRMEIGMEEEMIQGLVQGTVDIGVMYTPESRPGLGTERLFDESLLLVGTAPERGWPDADYVHIDWGQEFHAQFTTRYPDTPPPALTANIGWLAMQYLLRNGGSAYFPARMVRPLLEQGRLWQVANSPVFTMPAYVVYPLHNRAEALDTALRGLREMAAEEPPPA; from the coding sequence ATGGACATCGAGTTCGCCCGCACCTTCCTCGCCGTGGCTGCCGCCGGCAACTTCGTCGGCGCCGCCGCCCGCCTGCACGTCACCCAGTCCACGGTCAGCGCGCGCATCCAGGCGCTGGAAAACCGGTTCGGGGCACGGCTGTTCCAGCGTGGCCGGGGCGGCGCCGAGCTCACCCCCGCCGGGCAGCGTTTCCTGCGCCACGCCAAGGCCCTGGTGCAGACCCTCGAGCAGGCCTGTCACGAAGTGGGCCTCCCGGCGGGCTTCCGCGGCAGCCTGACCCTGGCGGGACGCATCGCCCTGTGGGAGGGCTTCCTGCCGCGCTGGGCGCAGTGGATGCGGCGCATGGCGCCGGACATCTCCCTGCGCATGGAGATCGGCATGGAGGAGGAGATGATCCAGGGGCTGGTGCAGGGCACCGTCGACATCGGAGTCATGTACACCCCCGAGAGCCGGCCGGGGCTCGGCACCGAGCGGCTGTTCGACGAATCGCTGCTGCTGGTGGGCACCGCGCCCGAACGCGGCTGGCCGGATGCGGACTACGTCCATATCGACTGGGGCCAGGAGTTCCACGCCCAGTTCACCACCCGCTACCCGGATACCCCGCCCCCGGCACTCACCGCCAACATCGGCTGGCTCGCCATGCAGTACCTGCTGCGCAACGGCGGCTCCGCCTACTTCCCGGCCCGCATGGTCCGCCCCCTGCTGGAACAGGGGCGGCTGTGGCAGGTGGCGAACAGCCCGGTATTCACCATGCCGGCCTACGTGGTCTACCCCCTCCACAACCGGGCGGAGGCCCTGGACACGGCGCTGCGGGGACTGCGGGAGATGGCGGCGGAGGAGCCGCCGCCGGCGTGA
- a CDS encoding TusE/DsrC/DsvC family sulfur relay protein translates to MIADTSGNTVVTDDEGYLVDPAAWDETVARQLADQERVDLTDEHWQVLRFMRGYYEEHRIIPDARFVMRFLADELGYGRKAQNYLFKLFPYGYVKQACRIAGMKRPRAWSTG, encoded by the coding sequence ATGATTGCGGATACCAGCGGAAACACGGTCGTCACCGACGACGAGGGCTACCTGGTGGACCCGGCCGCCTGGGACGAGACGGTGGCCAGGCAGCTTGCGGACCAGGAGCGGGTGGATCTGACGGACGAGCACTGGCAGGTGCTCCGCTTCATGCGCGGCTACTACGAGGAACACCGGATTATACCGGACGCCCGTTTCGTCATGCGCTTCCTGGCCGATGAGCTGGGTTACGGCCGCAAGGCGCAGAACTACCTGTTCAAGCTCTTCCCCTACGGCTACGTGAAGCAGGCCTGCAGGATCGCCGGGATGAAGCGCCCGCGCGCCTGGAGCACCGGCTGA